Proteins encoded within one genomic window of Neodiprion fabricii isolate iyNeoFabr1 chromosome 6, iyNeoFabr1.1, whole genome shotgun sequence:
- the LOC124185140 gene encoding modular serine protease-like → MLRVLLAISTCSVSSAYNAVKEVPEGPSSFVCVDGSEILLARVCDGKPDCHDVSDETRKLCRHVVCPISTFRCAYGACIPRGSRCDGIENCADGSDETRCNVAEICTDREFQCVDSPECIPLKDICNGYSDCRDGSDENATTCLGHPCPSHTYHCSYGGCVHQEVMCDGTKDCIDATDEDPATCRAMNCRGSECEEYKCSDQEFTCGSGGQCIPNNKVCDGSHQCRDGSDEDIERCSMHTCPPGFFRCSYGGCIPESKKCNFEQNCHDWSDEDEKICGVSLPEGACRLPPTKPGTHYRVSGCPNCRPGEVVAELTKLEYFCDIEGSLEGPGTVFCEDNEWTPSIPTCPTESGSITCPPLAAPGAVKRCEVKWGPREGWIPCDRYVPVGTQAFLECPIYYEPEAGASHATCLHDGTWSRKHLSCKPECGNRDLSVLPLIVNGWEASLSDHLPWHAALFSFENGKPSFFCGGTLIAERLVLTAGHCVWQSDVDLLKVVLCGFSSDFDGQGEDTQVFDVENIELQYSYQDREGNYGSDLAILVLKKPVVINSCVKPVCIDWTDANDVVQRDGAIGLVIGMGITENDTFGASLRMASVEIVSNEKCYQKQKRDFRKYITYTSFCAGWGNGTGVCNGDSGGGLFLPKPNSTRWEIHGVVSISPRRLGTSFCDPNYYTIFTKVSAYATWIKKYIDNTPVIGSSNLSDFPNHDTIG, encoded by the exons ATGTTGCGCGTTCTGCTGGCCATTTCTACCTGCTCTGTATCTTCTG CTTATAACGCGGTGAAGGAAGTGCCGGAAGGACCCTCGTCATTCGTCTGCGTTGATGGATCCGAAATTCTTCTCGCCCGAGTCTGCGATGGAAAACCTGATTGCCATGACGTTTCCGATGAAACTCGAAAACTTTGTCGTCACGTCGT ATGTCCAATCTCCACCTTCCGGTGTGCCTACGGAGCATGTATACCCCGGGGATCTCGATGTGATGGGATTGAAAATTGTGCGGACGGTAGCGACGAGACGCGCTGCAACGTAGCCGAAATTTGCACCGATCGTGAGTTTCAATGCGTCGATTCTCCCGAGTGCATTCCGCTGAAAGATATTTGCAACGGCTATTCGGACTGTCGGGATGGCAGCGACGAGAACGCCACAACTTGTCTCGGCCATCCGTGCCCATCGCACACCTATCACTGCTCTTACGGTGGATGCGTTCACCAGGAAGTCATGTGCGACGGTACCAAGGACTGCATCGATGCGACTGACGAAGACCCGGCTACTTGCAGAGCGATGAATTGCCGCGGCTCCGAATGCGAGGAATATAAGTGCAG CGACCAAGAATTCACCTGCGGAAGCGGTGGGCAGTGCATACCTAATAATAAAGTGTGCGACGGAAGTCACCAGTGTAGGGATGGTTCGGATGAAGACATCGAACGGTGCAGCATGCACAC GTGCCCACCAGGGTTCTTCCGCTGTTCCTACGGTGGTTGCATACCGGAGAGCAAAAAGTGTAACTTCGAGCAAAACTGTCACGATTGGAGCGACGAAGACGAGAAAATATGCGGCGTCAGTTTGCCGGAAGGAGCTTGCCGCTTGCCACCTACGAAACCTGGAACCCACTACAGAGTTTCAGGCTGTCCGAACTGTCGACCAGGCGAAGTTGTCGCGGAATTAACGAAGCTCGAATACTTCtgcgacatcgaaggatcccTCGAAGGCCCCGGCACAGTCTTCTGCGAAGACAACGAATGGACACCTTCGATCCCAACGTGTCCCACGG AAAGTGGGAGTATAACTTGCCCACCTTTAGCTGCGCCTGGTGCGGTTAAAAGGTGCGAAGTGAAATGGGGTCCTCGTGAAGGATGGATACCTTGCGATCGTTACGTTCCTGTAGGCACTCAGGCTTTCTTGGAATGTCCAATTTACTACGAACCCGAAGCCGGAGCATCTCACGCTACGTGTTTGCATGACGGGACATGGAGTCGAAAGCATCTTAGCTGTAAACCGGAGTGCGGAAATCGAGATCTGtcgg TTCTGCCATTGATAGTTAACGGATGGGAGGCGTCTTTGAGCGATCATCTTCCGTGGCATGCtgcattattttcattcgagaaTGGAAAGCCGAGTTTTTTCTGCGGCGGAACTCTGATCGCGGAACGTTTGGTTCTCACGGCTGGCCATTGCGTGTGGCAGAGCGACGTTGATCTCTTGAAAGTCGTCCTCTGTGGTTTCTCGAGCGATTTCGATGGCCAAGGAGAAGATACGCAGGTCTTCGATGTAGAAAATATCGAATTGCAGTATTCCTATCAGGACCGCGAAGGAAACTACGGCTCGGACCTTGCTATATTGGTCCTGAAAAAACCCGTGGTAATTAATTCGTGCGTCAAACCAGTCTGCATTGATTGGACCGATGCCAATGACGTGGTACAAAGAGACGGTGCTATTGGACTGGTGATCG GCATGGGAATAACCGAAAACGACACGTTCGGTGCGTCGCTTAGGATGGCGTCCGTGGAGATAGTTTCAAACGAAAAGTGTTACCAAAAGCAAAAGAGGGATTTCCGGAAGTACATAACGTACACATCGTTCTGTGCGGGATGGGGAAACGGAACGGGGGTCTGCAACGGGGATAGCGGCGGCGGTTTGTTTCTTCCTAAGCCAAATTCTACGCGCTGGGAAATACACGGCGTTGTTTCCATCAGCCCGAGACGTTTAGGGACCAGCTTTTGCGATCCAAATTATTACACCATATTCACAAAG GTTTCGGCCTACGCTACgtggattaaaaaatatatcgacaATACACCTGTGATTGGTTCATCCAATTTATCAGACTTTCCGAATCATGATACGATTGGATAG
- the LOC124185139 gene encoding transferrin-like: MRAVYLVFLFLGAVAAQEKYKLCATSAINPVTCVSLQRGESQVSCVIVEDSSECAIKLNRGEVDFGIFTAEEALLAYNFYPSDSQVIAQLKHPERVNETHEFKTVAVVPSNFTAGNLDDLKQGGFCHPGFSKTQLWNDNILKWFEKKLYNQTCDSSLTTAENEAANLKNYFGKACRPGNWVSESSHDAALKQKYPELCAACDNTTACQYANTDNHGHIGALNCLLGGKGKVAYVALSYVQQYFDINNPVSSTNANTNTSILNSYRFLCTNGSLDQLNSTDPCSWLKQPWQMILARNDIAAALQEKLKGWLSTDSAVQDWTAALKSILEKETVVQYLPELKSLTAYLSDGRELATATSGCGSNIRWCTVNTEENNKCNWIAKAVSTHGIQPDVSCKPANSTFECLRDIASDSADIITIDSNYGHFARQVFNLSTVMYTETENDRNSVVIAVVREGTTYNVSSFATLKSRSACFPEFGGIAWLSFVNAARLNNVISNSCDVVTQVTSLLSSACAPGFGDGNHQNSTTGTTSSKLCSLCPVEANNSSCSANHSNIYYGDKGALECLKSGAGDVAFIEYLNLRDDIAAGVINASQYRVLCRNGSLSLYTGFQVDEQCALSITIDSEVMGRKNASAINTTDTVLALLKIEDWLGYRVETLRPIDVYGPFNGTKNLLFKDSTTGLETTNSTLKTVLAYKELFAHYESCTGSGSITVLASFSTILLLFLAHCL; this comes from the exons ATGAGGGCTGTGTACCTCGTGTTTCTGTTCCTCGGCGCTGTCGCAGCACAAGAAAAAT ACAAACTTTGCGCTACTTCAGCTATCAATCCAGTTACTTGTGTTTCACTCCAAAGAGGCGAAAGTCAAGTATCATGCGTTATTGTGGAGGACAGCTCGGAGTGTGCGATAAAATTAAACCGCGGAGAGGTTGATTTCGGGATTTTCACTGCCGAGGAAGCTTTGCTTGCTTATAACTTTTATCCATCGGATTCGCAAGTTATTGCTCAGTTGAAGCACCCGGAAAGAGTTAACG AAACCCACGAGTTCAAAACTGTAGCTGTTGTTCCGAGCAATTTCACCGCGGGGAACTTGGATGATCTGAAACAAGGCGGTTTCTGCCACCCGGGCTTCAGCAAGACGCAACTATGGAACGACAATATCCTCAAGTGGTTCGAAAAAAAGCTTTACAATCAGACCTGCGACTCAAGCCTAACAACCGCTGAGAATGAAGCTGCAAACCTGAAGAATTACTTTGGAAAAGCTTGCAGACCGGGAAATTGGGTTTCAGAGTCATCGCACGACGCAGCATTGA AACAAAAATATCCAGAGCTCTGCGCAGCTTGCGACAATACGACTGCTTGTCAATACGCCAACACCGATAACCATGGACATATTGGTGCGCTGAACTGTTTACTTGGAGGCAAAGGAAAGGTGGCCTACGTTGCCCTGAGTTACGTCCAGCAATACTTTGAC ATCAACAATCCCGTTTCGAGCACTAACGCGAACACAAACACTTCAATCTTGAATTCGTATCGATTTTTATGCACGAATGGTAGCCTGGACCAATTGAACTCTACAGATCCTTGCAGCTGGCTCAAGCAACCTTGGCAGATGATTTTGGCCCGAAA CGACATTGCAGCCGCGCTCCAGGAGAAGCTGAAGGGATGGCTATCGACGGATTCAGCTGTCCAAGACTGGACTGCGGCTTTGAAGTCGATTCTTGAGAAAGAGACCGTGGTTCAATATTTACCCGAACTGAAAAGTCTGACGGCATACCTTTCGGACGGAAGAGAACTTGCGACTGCAACGTCGGGTTGCGGTAGTAACATTCGATGGTGCACGGTAAACACCGAGGAAAACAACAAGTGCAATTGGATAGCCAAAGCAGTTTCTACTCACGGTATCCAACCAGACGTATCCTGCAAACCGGCCAATTCTACTTTTGAATGCCTCCGTGACATAGCAAGCGACAGCGCGGATATCATCACGATTGATTCAAACTATGGTCATTTCGCGAGACA GGTTTTCAATTTGTCGACGGTCATGTACACCGAGACGGAAAACGACAGGAACAGCGTGGTGATAGCGGTTGTTCGCGAGGGTACCACTTACAACGTATCAAGTTTTGCTACCTTGAAGTCCCGCTCGGCCTGTTTCCCCGAGTTCGGAGGTATCGCTTGGCTTAGTTTTGTCAACGCTGCTCGTCTGAACAACGTCATATCTAACTCCTGCGACGTGGTAACACAAGTGACGAGCCTTCTGTCCAGCGCTTGTGCACCGGGATTCGGTGATGGAAATCATCAGAACAGCACCACTGGAACCACATCGTCAAAGCTATGCTCTCTTTGCCCGGTCGAAGCCAACAACTCATCCTGTTCAGCAAATCACAGCAATATTTATTACGGAGACAAAGGGGCCCTTGAATGCCTCAAGAGCGGTGCTGGCGACGTAGCTTTCATAGAGTATTTGAACTTGCGCG ACGACATTGCAGCCGGAGTTATAAATGCGTCGCAATACCGAGTATTGTGCAGAAACGGTAGCTTGTCTTTGTACACAGGGTTTCAGGTTGACGAACAGTGCGCGCTTTCCATTACCATCGACAGTGAG GTGATGGGACGAAAGAACGCATCTGCGATAAATACAACGGATACAGTTTTGGCGCTGTTGAAAATTGAGGATTGGCTGGGATATCGCGTGGAAACACTGAGACCGATCGACGTTTACGGCCCGTTTAATGGTACAAAGAATCTTTTATTCAAGGATTCAACAACTGGCCTCGAGACCACGAACTCAACGCTCAAAACAGTCCTAGCGTACAAAGAGCTTTTCGCTCATTACGAGAGCTGTACCGGCTCTGGAAGTATTACTGTACTTGCCAGCTTCAGCACGATTCTGCTATTATTCTTGGCTCattgtttgtaa
- the LOC124185145 gene encoding protein krasavietz, which produces MSQKIEKPVLSGQRIKTRKRDEREKYDPTGFRDAILLGLEKADNDLEAISKYLDVAGSKLDYRRYGEALFDILIAGGLLVPGGTIAQDGDKPVKTTACVFEQPEDMESMKNFEQVFIKLTRRYKYLEKMFEEEMKKVLVFMKGFTAMERVKLARMTALWISNGACPPTVLSVLINEHLVKDNLALDFLMEVCVTWKQEKGLPSLMTALKRGGIEGRLMEFVPPNKRTEEHFRSAFEAAGLADIVKLHKAQASQEAKRDLQQLLLDDLADNRPIKDIVIDLKDMAVKSCIPEHEVIGLIWGVVMGQAEWNKKEELVAEQALKHLKTYTPLFGAFTSTARSELALLLKVQEFCYENMNFMKVFQKIVLLFYKTDVVSEEVILKWFKEGHSVKGKMLFLDQMKKFIEWLQSAEEESESGEEED; this is translated from the exons ATGAgtcagaaaatagaaaagcCAGTGCTGTCAGGTCAACGCATAAAGACCAGAAAAAGAG ATGAAAGAGAGAAGTACGACCCGACCGGGTTTCGAGATGCGATTCTTCTTGGATTGGAAAAGGCTGATAATGACTTAGAGGCCATTTCCAAGTATTTGGATGTGGCTGGTTCAAAGCTGGACTACCGCCGGTATGGAGAGGCACTTTTCGACATTTTAATTGCTGGTGGCCTCTTGGTACCAGGAGGCACCATTGCGCAAGATGGGGACAAACCGGTTAAAACCACCGCTTGCGTATTTGAACAACCCGAAGATATGGAGAGCATGAAAAACTTCGAACag GTTTTCATTAAACTGACCCGACGCtacaaatatttggaaaaaatgttcgaaGAAGAGATGAAGAAGGTGTTGGTTTTCATGAAGGGATTTACAGCAATGGAAAGGGTGAAACTAGCCCGAATGACTGCACTCTGGATCTCGAACGGTGCCTGTCCACCAACAGTACTTTCTGTATTAATCAACGAACATCTCGTCAAAGACAACTTGGCTCTCGACTTTTTGATGGAAGTTTGTGTTACTTGGAAACAGGAAAAAGGATTGCCTAGCTTGATGACTGCCCTTAAGCGTGGAGGCATTGAAGGAAG GTTGATGGAATTTGTTCCACCAAATAAAAGGACGGAAGAACACTTTAGATCAGCCTTTGAAGCAGCAGGTTTAGCTGATATTGTCAAGTTACACAAGGCGCAGGCCAGCCAAGAAGCAAAGCGTGATTTACAGCAACTTTTACTCGACGATTTGGCTGACAATCGACCAATCAAGGACATTGTAATTGACCTCAAAGACATGGCAGTAAAGAGCTGCATCCCTGAACATGAAGTCATCGGATTG ATTTGGGGAGTAGTGATGGGTCAAGCCGAATGGAATAAGAAAGAAGAACTTGTTGCCGAACAAGCGCTGAAACATTTGAAGACCTACACACCGCTGTTCGGTGCATTCACATCCACTGCCAGATCTGAACTAGCTTTGCTACTAAAGGTTCAAGAGTTTTGCTACGAGAACATGAACTTTATGAAAGTCTTCCAAAAGATCGTCTTGCTTTTCTACAAAA CGGATGTAGTGTCGGAAGAAGTGATCTTGAAGTGGTTCAAGGAGGGTCACTCAGTTAAAGGAAAGATGCTGTTTTTGgaccaaatgaaaaaattcatcgagtgGCTGCAAAGTGCCGAAGAAGAGTCAGAATCTGGAGAAGAGGAAGATTAA
- the LOC124185144 gene encoding serine--tRNA ligase, mitochondrial has protein sequence MNFSRRLANLYKYRSLCTDAKTVTSAPKVNLELPQPEYDIDYLCDVGNRKYIAENIKQRKGIGDIDKVHQLLETSASRELLDIELGKIPNQTDPRVSDYGPEGRVLNTCGSMPTFNYQPKEFEDLAKNLKLIRTENLGQLSGSRSYMLLGDLAELEEALVYYTLRELVNRKFQVISVPDILPSQIIERCGMIVEGTRTQVYYLDSAHGHYQSLSGTAEMAIAGKLAGARLSLEHLPLKYAAVSRCYRAEASSIIAERGLYRVHQFTKVEMFVCCQPHQSAELLNELQSIEEELFSSLGIHFKVVDMPPHELGAPAYRKLDIEGWMPGRKLFGELSSCSNCTDYQSRRLGIKYETADHRLEHVHTLNGTACAIPRMLIALCETHQTEEGIIKIPEKLLPFMKGKTIIEQQPVAAMRFAKYKPKIH, from the exons atgaatttcaGTAGACGGTTAGCTAATTTATACAAATACAGATCGCTTTGTACGGACGCTAAG ACCGTTACCTCAGCGCCTAAAGTGaatctagaattaccacaacCGGAGTACGATATTGACTACTTGTGCGATGTGGGTAATCGGAAATATATTGCTGAGAACATAAAGCAAAGAAAAGGTATCGGCGACATTGACAAGGTTCATCAACTGCTTGAAACATCAGCCTCTAGGGAATTGTTGGATATAGAGCTTGGAAAAATACCAAATCAAACAGATCCTCGTGTCTCTGATTATGGGCCAGAGGGGAGAGTTTTAAACACTTGCGGTTCTATGCCTACCTTTAATTACCAGCCGAAAGAGTTTGAGGATCTAgctaaaaacttgaaacttaTACGTACAGAAAACTTGGGACAATTATCTGGTTCCAGAAGTTACATGCTTCTCGGGGATCTCGCCGAGCTTGAGGAGGCTTTGGTTTATTACACACTCCGTGAACTCGTCAATAGAAAGTTTCAGGTGATCTCTGTACCTGATATACTGCCTTCGCAGATCATTGAGCGGTGCGGAATGATTGTCGAAGGGACGAGAACGCAGGTCTATTACTTGGATTCTGCTCACGGCCATTATCAAAGTTTATCTGGAACTGCGGAGATGGCTATTGCAGGGAAACTTGCTGGTGCTCGATTGTCTCTCGAGCATCTGCCTCTTAAGTATGCAGCTGTCAGCAGGTGCTACCGAGCTGAAGCCTCGAGCATTATTGCAGAGAGAGGATTGTATAG GGTACATCAGTTTACAAAGGTAGAAATGTTTGTTTGCTGCCAACCGCATCAATCCGCCGAGCTTTTAAACGAACTTCAGTCGATTGAAGAAGAATTGTTCAGTAGTTTGGGGATTCATTTCAAAGTCGTAGATATGCCTCCTCACGAATTAGGAGCTCCGGCTTACAG GAAATTGGACATTGAAGGTTGGATGCCTGGGCGAAAACTTTTTGGTGAATTATCTAGCTGCAGCAACTGCACAGATTATCAATCTCGTAGGCTTGGGATCAAATATGAGACGGCGGATCACAGATTGGAGCACGTTCATACATTGAATGGCACAGCGTGTGCTATACCGAGAATGTTAATTGCTCTTTGTGAAACGCATCAAACTGAAGAAGGAATTATTAAGATacctgaaaaattattacccTTTATGAAGGGTAAAACTATTATAGAGCAACAGCCTGTTGCGGCTATGAGATTTGCTAAGTACAAACCAAAAATACactga